From the genome of Populus alba chromosome 10, ASM523922v2, whole genome shotgun sequence, one region includes:
- the LOC118043267 gene encoding S-adenosylmethionine synthase 3, giving the protein MAETFLFTSESVNEGHPDKLCDQISDAVLDACLAQDPDSKVACETCTKTNMVMVFGEITTKANVDYEKIVRDTCRNIGFTSDDVGLDADNCKVLVNIEQQSPDIAQGVHGHFSKRPEEIGAGDQGHMFGYATDETPELMPLSHVLATKLGARLTEVRKNGTCAWLRPDGKTQVTVEYYKENGAMVPVRVHTVLISTQHDETVTNDEIAADLKEHVIKPVIPEKYLDEKTIFHLNPSGRFVIGGPHGDAGLTGRKIIIDTYGGWGAHGGGAFSGKDPTKVDRSGAYIVRQAAKSIVASGLARRCIVQVSYAIGVPEPLSVFVDTYGTGKIPDKEILQIVKESFDFRPGMISINLDLKRGGNNRFLKTAAYGHFGRDDPDFTWEVVKPLKWDNKVQA; this is encoded by the coding sequence ATGGCAGAGACTTTCCTATTCACATCTGAATCAGTGAACGAGGGACACCCAGATAAGCTCTGTGACCAGATCTCTGATGCTGTTCTCGATGCTTGCCTGGCACAAGACCCTGACAGCAAGGTGGCATGCGAGACTTGCACTAAGACCAACATGGTCATGGTTTTTGGCGAGATCACCACCAAGGCTAATGTAGATTATGAGAAGATTGTGCGTGATACTTGCAGAAACATTGGATTCACATCTGATGATGTGGGTCTTGATGCCGACAATTGCAAGGTTCTAGTTAACATTGAGCAACAAAGTCCTGATATTGCTCAGGGTGTACATGGCCATTTCTCCAAGAGGCCGGAAGAGATTGGTGCTGGTGATCAAGGCCACATGTTTGGCTATGCCACTGACGAGACCCCCGAATTGATGCCTTTAAGCCATGTTTTGGCTACCAAGCTCGGTGCTCGTCTCACTGAGGTTCGCAAGAATGGAACTTGCGCGTGGTTGAGGCCTGATGGAAAAACCCAAGTTACTGTCGAGTACTACAAAGAGAATGGAGCCATGGTTCCTGTACGTGTCCACACTGTTCTCATTTCTACGCAACATGATGAGACCGTGACAAATGATGAGATTGCGGCTGATCTCAAGgagcatgtcatcaagcctgTGATCCCAGAAAAGTACTTGGATGAGAAGACTATCTTCCATCTTAACCCATCAGGCCGTTTTGTCATTGGTGGTCCTCATGGTGATGCTGGTCTTACTGGCCGTAAGATTATTATCGACACTTATGGTGGTTGGGGTGCTCATGGTGGTGGTGCTTTCTCTGGAAAGGACCCTACCAAGGTCGACAGGAGTGGAGCTTACATTGTCAGGCAGGCCGCCAAGAGCATTGTCGCTAGTGGGCTTGCTAGGAGGTGCATTGTTCAGGTCTCCTATGCCATTGGTGTTCCCGAGCCTTTGTCAGTATTTGTAGACACATATGGAACTGGAAAGATTCCTGACAAAGAGATCCTTCAGATTGTGAAGGAGAGCTTTGATTTCAGACCTGGTATGATTTCTATCAACCTTGATCTCAAGAGAGGTGGCAACAACAGGTTCTTGAAGACTGCAGCATATGGACACTTTGGCAGAGATGACCCCGACTTCACATGGGAGGTGGTGAAGCCCCTCAAGTGGGACAACAAGGTCCAAGCTTGA
- the LOC118043265 gene encoding pleiotropic drug resistance protein 3-like: MELTAIGRNAQSSFPRGTISLDMDADSIVEEDEEVQLQWAAIERLPTFKRIKTSLFEASNAKDGEGKKVTDVTKLGAAERHLFIEKLINHIENDNLRLLQNLRERIDRVGMKLPTVEVRYKNLSVQAECEVVQGKPLPTLWNTIASFLSGFRKIVRSKPRETKISILKDVSGIIKPSRLTLLLGPPGCGKTSLLLALSGRLDQSLEVEGEISYNGYKLDEFVPQKTSAYISQYDLHIPEMTVRETIDFSAHCQGVGSRADIMLEVSRREKEAGIVPDPDVDTYMKAISAEGQRRNLQTDYVLKILGLDICADIMVGSALRRGISGGQKKRLTTGEMIVGPTKALFMDEISTGLDSSTTFQIVTCLQQLVHITDSTALISLLQPAPETFNLFDDVILMAEGKIVYHGPCSHALQFFEDCCFKCPQRKGAADFLQEVISKKDQAQYWCHSDIPYQYVSVNQFIEMFKASNLGQTLAEELSKPYDKSLCPNSPLSFSIYSSRKWELFKACMSRELLLMKRNTFVYVFKTAQLMLTAIITMSVFVSTRTEVDLRGANYLMGSMYYALIRLFTNGVAELSLTVIRLPAVQKQRSFYLYPAWAYSIPASILKIPFSLLDSLLWTGITYYVIGYSPEVTRFLCQFLLLFALHLASTSMCRFVASIFQTMVLATTVGSVIFVLTFLFGGFILPRPSLPPWLRWGFWIFPMTYGEIGITLNEFLAPRWKKMLNGNTTMGNRVLTSHGLNFEGYFYWISLGALFGFTILFDLGFILALTYLKPPKMSRAIISKKRLSQLQGREDQERSRQPENESIPAHNAETRKTEMMVLPFVPLTMTFNDVRYFVDTPQEMKRHGFREKKLQLLSDITGAFKPGVLTALMGVSGAGKTTLMDVLSGRKTGGIIEGDIRIGGYPKVQQTFARISGYCEQNDIHSPQITVEESIVYSAWLRLPPEIDEQTKSRFVEEVIETIELHDIKFSLVGIPGRSGLSTEQRKRLTIAVELVSNPSIIFMDEPTSGLDSRAAAIVMRAVKNVVATGRTTVCTIHQPSIDVFEAFDELILMKRGGKIIYSGMLGHHSCKLIEYFEGISGVPKIKDNYNPATWMLEVTSASMESELELDFAKLYKESPLYQETTELVQELNKPPPGSRDLQFSTPFPQSRWEQFTACLWKQHLSYWRSPEYNLSRFIVMIVASLLFGIVFWQKGKEINNEQDLINILGSMYTAVILLGINNCSTVAPYVATERTVLYREKFAAMYSPLAYSLAQVTIEIPYVLLQTFLYVAITYPTIGYYWSASKVFWYFYVTFCTFLYFVFLGMLLVSMTPSVEVASMLATAVYTILNLFSGFLLPGKKIPKWWIWCYYLCPTSWSLNGFLTSQYGDIDKEISIFGELKTVSSFLEDYYGFRQDHLGIVAAALAAFPVAFAFIFAYCIGKSNFQRR, translated from the exons atggaGCTAACAGCCATAGGAAGAAATGCTCAGTCATCATTTCCACGAGGCACGATAAGTCTAGATATGGATGCAGATTCTATTGTAGAGGAGGATGAGGAAGTTCAATTGCAGTGGGCTGCGATTGAGAGGTTGCCAACCTTTAAAAGGATCAAGACCTCACTGTTTGAAGCAAGCAACGCGAAAGATGGCGAAGGGAAGAAAGTAACTGATGTTACTAAGCTCGGGGCAGCTGAAAGACATCTCTTCATCGAGAAGCTGATAAACCACATTGAAAATGATAATCTCCGGTTGCTACAGAATCTCAGAGAAAGGATAGACAG AGTGGGCATGAAGTTACCTACTGTGGAGGTGAGGTACAAGAACTTATCTGTGCAAGCAGAATGTGAGGTAGTTCAGGGAAAGCCTCTCCCGACGCTATGGAACACCATTGCGAGCTTCTTGTCT GGTTTCAGAAAGATAGTGAGGAGCAAGCCTCGAGAAACCAAGATAAGCATCCTTAAGGATGTTTCTGGCATCATTAAACCATCAAG GCTTACTCTTCTTCTTGGTCCGCCAGGCTGTGGGAAAACCAGCTTATTATTGGCTCTTTCAGGAAGACTAGATCAATCCCTTGAG GTTGAAGGGGAAATCTCATATAACGGTTACAAGCTTGATGAGTTTGTTCCTCAAAAAACATCAGCCTACATAAGTCAATATGACCTGCACATACCTGAGATGACTGTCAGAGAAACTATTGACTTCTCGGCACACTGCCAGGGTGTTGGAAGCAGAGCAg ATATAATGCTGGAGGTCAGCAGAAGGGAAAAAGAAGCAGGAATTGTCCCTGATCCTGATGTAGACACCTACATGAAG GCAATCTCAGCTGAAGGACAAAGAAGAAATCTCCAGACAGACTATGTTTTAAAG ATTCTTGGACTGGATATTTGTGCTGATATAATGGTTGGCAGTGCATTGAGAAGAGGGATTTCTGGTGgtcaaaagaaaaggctaaCAACAg GAGAGATGATTGTTGGTCCCACAAAAGCTTTATTCATGGATGAAATATCAACTGGGCTAGACAGCTCCACAACCTTTCAGATAGTTACCTGTCTTCAGCAACTGGTGCACATCACAGATTCCACCGCACTAATTTCACTTCTTCAGCCAGCACCTGAaacttttaatctttttgatgATGTAATATTGATGGCTGAGGGTAAGATTGTCTACCATGGTCCTTGCAGTCATGCACTCCAATTTTTTGAAGATTGTTGTTTCAAATGTCCACAAAGAAAGGGTGCTGCGGACTTCCTTCAGGAG GTAATCTCAAAGAAGGATCAAGCACAATACTGGTGCCACTCTGACATTCCTTACCAGTATGTTTCAGTTAATCAGTTCATTGAAATGTTCAAAGCAAGTAATCTTGGACAGACACTAGCTGAAGAGCTCTCAAAACCATACGATAAATCCTTGTGTCCTAATAGTCCCTTGTCATTTAGCATTTACTCCTCAAGAAAATGGGAATTATTCAAAGCTTGCATGTCTAGAGAGCTGCTCCTTATGAAAAGGAACACATTTGTTTACGTTTTCAAAACCGCACAG CTCATGTTAACTGCAATTATAACAATGTCAGTATTTGTAAGCACCAGGACGGAAGTGGACTTGAGGGGTGCAAACTATCTGATGGGCTCTATGTACTATGCACTGATCAGGCTTTTTACTAATGGAGTTGCAGAGTTGTCCTTGACTGTTATTAGACTTCCTGCAGTTCAAAAACAAAGATCATTCTACCTATATCCAGCTTGGGCTTATTCCATTCCAGCCTCTATACTAAAGATTCCATTTTCACTTCTTGATTCTTTACTGTGGACAGGCATAACTTACTATGTTATTGGGTATAGCCCTGAAGTGACAAG GTTTCTTTGCCAGTTTCTTCTGCTATTCGCTCTCCATCTAGCCTCAACATCGATGTGTCGATTCGTTGCCTCAATTTTCCAAACGATGGTACTTGCAACAACAGTTGGTTCTGTGATCTTTGTTCTAACGTTCTTGTTTGGAGGCTTCATTCTTCCACGGC CCTCTTTGCCGCCTTGGTTGAGGTGGGGATTCTGGATTTTTCCCATGACATATGGGGAAATTGGCATAACCCTAAACGAATTCCTTGCTCCACGATGGAAAAAG ATGTTAAATGGAAACACCACCATGGGAAATCGTGTCCTGACCAGCCATGGTTTGAACTTCGAAGGCTATTTCTATTGGATATCACTAGGGGCTTTGTTTGGATTCACAATACTTTTTGATCTTGGCTTCATCTTAGCCTTAACGTACTTGAAAC CACCGAAGATGTCCAGAGctattatttcaaaaaagagGCTCTCTCAACTCCAAGGAAGAGAAGATCAGGAGCGGAGCAGGCAACCAGAGAATGAATCAATCCCAGCTCATAACgcagaaacaagaaaaacag AGATGATGGTTCTGCCATTTGTGCCACTAACGATGACATTTAACGACGTGCGGTATTTTGTTGACACACCCCAA GAAATGAAAAGGCATGGCTTCCGCGAGAAGAAACTTCAGCTGCTTTCTGATATCACAGGAGCATTTAAGCCTGGAGTTCTTACAGCATTGATGGGAGTTAGTGGAGCTGGGAAAACAACCCTCATGGATGTTCTTTCTGGAAGGAAAACTGGAGGTATTATTGAAGGAGATATACGGATAGGAGGGTATCCAAAAGTACAACAAACATTTGCAAGGATTTCAGGTTATTGCGAGCAGAACGATATTCATTCTCCACAGATTACGGTAGAAGAATCCATTGTTTACTCTGCTTGGTTGCGATTACCACCGGAGATCGATGAACAAACAAAATCG AGATTTGTCGAAGAAGTCATTGAAACGATCGAACTTCATGACATAAAGTTCTCTCTTGTCGGAATTCCAGGCCGAAGTGGTCTTTCTACTGAACAGCGTAAAAGGCTGACAATTGCAGTGGAGCTTGTTTCAAATCCATCGATAATATTTATGGATGAACCGACATCAGGTTTAGATAGTAGAGCAGCTGCAATTGTCATGCGCGCGGTGAAGAACGTGGTCGCCACAGGAAGAACAACAGTCTGCACCATTCATCAGCCGAGCATTGACGTCTTTGAGGCTTTTGATGAG TTGATTCTAATGAAAAGGGGAGGAAAGATTATATATTCAGGAATGCTCGGTCACCATTCATGTAAGCTTATCGAGTATTTCGAG GGCATTTCAGGTGTGCCAAAGATCAAAGATAACTACAATCCTGCAACATGGATGTTGGAGGTTACTTCTGCATCGATGGAATCAGAACTTGAATTAGATTTCGCAAAACTTTATAAGGAGTCTCCTCTGTACCA GGAGACGACTGAGTTGGTCCAAGAGTTGAATAAACCTCCTCCAGGTTCAAGAGACCTGCAGTTTTCCACTCCTTTTCCACAGAGTAGATGGGAGCAGTTTACAGCATGCTTATGGAAGCAACACTTGTCGTATTGGAGAAGTCCTGAGTACAATTTGTCACGATTCATCGTCATGATCGTTGCATCGCTGTTGTTTGGAATAGTCTTTTGGCAGAAGGGAAAGGAAAT AAACAATGAGCAAGACTTGATCAACATACTTGGATCAATGTACACTGCTGTAATATTGCTGGGCATAAACAACTGTTCAACAGTTGCGCCATACGTGGCAACAGAGCGGACCGTATTGTACCGTGAGAAATTTGCAGCAATGTATTCCCCATTGGCTTATTCATTAGCACAG GTGACGATCGAGATACCTTACGTTCTACTGCAAACATTTTTGTATGTAGCCATCACATATCCAACAATTGGTTACTACTGGTCAGCCTCCAAAGTCTTTTGGTACTTCTATGTGACCTTCTGCACATTTCTCTACTTTGTTTTTCTCGGAATGCTGCTAGTTTCAATGACACCAAGCGTCGAAGTAGCTTCCATGTTGGCTACAGCAGTCTACACTATATTAAATCTATTCTCAGGCTTCCTTCTGCCAGGAAAG AAAATTCCCAAGTGGTGGATTTGGTGCTATTACCTCTGCCCCACATCATGGTCCCTAAATGGTTTTCTCACATCACAGTATGGAGACATTGACAAGGAGATCTCCATATTTGGGGAGCTCAAGACAGTAAGTTCCTTTCTAGAAGATTATTATGGCTTTCGACAGGATCACTTGGGCATTGTGGCTGCTGCTCTCGCAGCGTTCCCAGTTGCTTTCGCTTTTATATTCGCATATTGCATAGGGAAATCAAATTTTCAGAGACGATGA
- the LOC118043266 gene encoding pleiotropic drug resistance protein 3-like, which produces MELATIGRNAQSSFRRDTINLDMDADSILDEDEGVQLQWAAIERLPALKRIKTSLFEASNAKDGEGRKVTDVTKLGAAERHLFIEKLINHIENDNLRLLQNLRERIDRVGMKLPTVEVRYKNLSVQAECEVVQGKPLPTLWNTIASFLSGFRKIVRSKPRETKISILKDVSGIIKPSRLTLLLGPPGCGKTSLLLALSGRLDQSLEVEGEISYNGYKLDEFVPQKTSAYISQYDLHMPEMTVRETIDFSAHCQGVGSRADIMLEVSRREKEAGIVPDPDVDTYMKAISAEGQRRNLQTDYVLKILGLDMCADIMVGGPLRRGISGGQKKRLTTGEMIVGPTKALFMDEISTGLDSSTTFQIVTCLQQLVHITDSTALISLLQPAPETFNLFDDVILMAEGKIVYHGPCSHALQFFEDCGFKCPQRKGAADFLQEVISKKDQAQYWCHADIPYQYVSVNQFIEMFKASNLGQTLAEELSKPYDKSLCPNSPLSFSIYSSRKWELFKACMSRELLLMKRNTFVYVFKTTQLILTAFITMSVFVRASTGEDLMSANYLMGSMYYALIRLFTNGVAELSLTVIRLPAVQKQRSFYLYPAWAYSIPASILKIPFSMLDSLLWTGITYYVIGYSPEVTRFLCQFLLLFALHLASTSMCRLIASIFQTMVLATTVGFVILVLMFLFGGFIIPRPSLPPWLRWGFWIFPMTYGEIGITLNEFLAPRWKKMLNGNTTIGNGVLTSHGVNFEGYFYWISLGALFGFTILFDLGFILALTYLKPPKMSRAIISKKRLSQLQGREDQEQISQPENESIPAHNGETRETGMMVLPFVPLTMTFNDVRYYVDTPPEMKRHGFGEKKLQLLSDITGAFKPGVLTALMGVSGAGKTTLMDVLSGRKTGGIIEGDIRIGGYPKVQQTFARISGYCEQNDIHSPQITVEESIVYSAWLRLPQEIDEQTKSRFVEEVIETIELHDIKFSLVGIPGRSGLSTEQRKRLTIAVELVSNPSIIFMDEPTSGLDSRAAAIVMRAVKNVVATGRTTVCTIHQPSIDVFEAFDELILMKRGGKIIYSGMLGHHSCKLIEYFEGISGVPKIKDNYNPATWMLEVTSASMESELELDFAKLYKESPLYQETTELVEELNKPPPGSRDLQFSTPFPQSRWEQFTACLWKQHLSYWRSPEYNLARFTFMIVASLLFGMVFWQKGKEINNEQDLINILGSMYTAVIFLGLNNCSTVVPYVVTERTVFYREKFAAMYSPWAYSLAQVTMEIPYVLLQAFLYVAITYPTIGYYWSASKVLWYFYVTFCTFLYFVYLGMLLVSITPGIEVASILATAVYTILNLFSGFLLPGKKIPGWWIWCYYLSPTSWSLNGFLTSQYGDIDKEISIFGELKTVSSFLEDYYGFRHDRLGVVAAALAAFPVAFALLFAYCIGKSNFQRR; this is translated from the exons atgGAGCTAGCAACCATAGGAAGAAATGCTCAGTCATCATTTCGACGAGACACGATAAATCTAGATATGGATGCAGATTCTATTCTAGACGAGGATGAGGGAGTTCAATTGCAGTGGGCTGCGATTGAGAGATTGCCAGCCTTAAAAAGGATCAAGACCTCACTGTTTGAAGCAAGCAATGCGAAAGATGGCGAAGGGAGGAAAGTAACTGATGTTACTAAGCTCGGGGCAGCTGAAAGACATCTCTTCATCGAGAAGCTGATAAACCACATTGAAAATGATAATCTCCGGTTGCTACAGAATCTCAGAGAAAGGATAGACAG AGTGGGCATGAAGTTACCTACTGTGGAGGTGAGGTACAAGAACTTATCTGTGCAAGCAGAATGCGAGGTAGTTCAGGGAAAGCCTCTCCCGACGCTATGGAACACCATTGCGAGCTTCTTGTCT GGTTTCAGAAAGATAGTGAGGAGCAAGCCTCGAGAAACCAAGATAAGCATCCTTAAGGATGTTTCTGGCATCATTAAACCATCAAG GCTTACTCTTCTTCTTGGTCCGCCAGGCTGTGGGAAAACCAGCTTATTATTGGCTCTTTCAGGAAGACTAGATCAATCCCTTGAG GTTGAAGGGGAAATCTCTTATAACGGTTACAAGCTTGATGAGTTTGTTCCTCAAAAAACATCAGCCTACATAAGTCAATATGACCTGCACATGCCTGAGATGACTGTCAGGGAAACTATTGACTTCTCGGCACACTGCCAGGGTGTTGGAAGCAGAGCAg ATATAATGCTGGAGGTCAGCAGAAGGGAAAAAGAAGCAGGAATTGTCCCTGATCCCGATGTAGACACCTACATGAAG GCAATCTCAGCTGAAGGACAAAGAAGAAATCTCCAGACAGACTATGTTTTAAAG ATTCTTGGACTGGATATGTGTGCTGATATAATGGTTGGTGGTCCATTGAGAAGAGGGATTTCAGGTGgtcaaaagaaaaggctaacaacag GAGAGATGATTGTTGGTCCCACAAAAGCTTTATTCATGGATGAAATATCAACTGGGCTAGACAGCTCCACAACCTTTCAGATAGTTACCTGTCTTCAGCAACTGGTGCACATCACAGATTCAACCGCACTAATTTCACTTCTTCAGCCAGCACCTGAaacttttaatctttttgatgATGTAATATTGATGGCTGAGGGTAAGATTGTCTACCATGGTCCTTGCAGTCATGCACTCCAATTTTTTGAAGATTGTGGTTTCAAATGTCCACAAAGAAAGGGTGCTGCGGACTTCCTTCAGGAG GTAATCTCAAAGAAGGATCAAGCACAATACTGGTGCCACGCTGACATTCCTTACCAGTATGTTTCAGTTAATCAGTTCATTGAAATGTTCAAAGCAAGTAATCTTGGACAGACACTAGCTGAAGAGCTCTCAAAACCATACGATAAATCCTTGTGTCCTAATAGTCCCTTGTCATTTAGCATTTACTCCTCAAGAAAATGGGAATTATTCAAAGCTTGCATGTCTAGGGAGCTGCTTCTTATGAAAAGGAACACTTTTGTTTACGTTTTCAAAACTACACAG CTCATCCTCACTGCGTTTATAACAATGTCAGTATTTGTACGCGCCAGTACGGGAGAGGACTTGATGAGTGCAAACTATCTGATGGGCTCTATGTACTATGCACTGATCAGGCTTTTTACTAATGGAGTTGCAGAGTTGTCCTTGACTGTTATTAGACTTCCTGCAGTTCAAAAACAAAGATCATTCTACCTGTATCCAGCTTGGGCTTATTCCATTCCAGCCTCTATACTAAAGATTCCATTTTCAATGCTTGATTCTTTACTGTGGACAGGCATAACTTACTATGTTATTGGGTATAGCCCTGAAGTGACAAG GTTTCTTTGCCAGTTTCTTCTGCTATTCGCTCTCCATCTAGCCTCAACATCGATGTGTCGACTCATTGCCTCAATTTTCCAAACGATGGTACTTGCAACAACAGTTGGTTTTGTGATCTTAGTTCTAATGTTCTTGTTTGGAGGCTTCATTATTCCACGGC CCTCTTTGCCGCCTTGGTTGAGGTGGGGATTCTGGATTTTTCCCATGACATATGGGGAAATTGGCATAACCCTAAACGAATTCCTTGCTCCACGATGGAAAAAG ATGTTAAATGGAAACACCACCATCGGAAATGGTGTCCTGACCAGCCATGGTGTGAACTTCGAAGGCTATTTCTATTGGATATCACTAGGGGCTTTGTTTGGATTCACAATACTTTTTGATCTTGGCTTCATCTTAGCCTTAACTTACTTGAAAC CACCGAAGATGTCCAGAGctattatttcaaaaaagagGCTCTCTCAACTCCAAGGAAGAGAAGATCAGGAGCAGATCAGCCAACCAGAGAATGAATCAATCCCAGCTCATAACGGAGAAACAAGAGAAACAG GGATGATGGTTCTGCCATTTGTGCCTCTAACGATGACATTTAACGACGTGCGGTATTATGTTGACACACCCCCA GAAATGAAAAGGCATGGCTTCGGAGAGAAGAAGCTTCAGCTGCTTTCTGATATCACAGGAGCATTTAAGCCTGGAGTTCTTACAGCATTGATGGGAGTTAGTGGAGCTGGGAAAACAACCCTCATGGATGTTCTTTCTGGAAGGAAAACTGGAGGTATTATTGAAGGAGATATACGGATAGGAGGGTATCCAAAAGTACAACAAACATTTGCAAGGATTTCAGGTTATTGCGAGCAGAACGATATTCATTCTCCACAGATTACGGTAGAAGAATCCATTGTTTACTCTGCATGGTTGCGATTACCACAGGAGATCGATGAACAAACAAAATCG AGATTTGTCGAAGAAGTCATTGAAACGATCGAACTGCATGACATAAAGTTTTCTCTGGTCGGAATTCCAGGCCGAAGTGGTCTTTCTACTGAACAGCGTAAAAGGCTGACAATTGCAGTGGAGCTTGTTTCAAATCCATCGATAATATTTATGGATGAACCGACATCAGGTTTAGATAGTAGAGCAGCTGCAATTGTCATGCGCGCGGTGAAGAACGTGGTCGCCACAGGAAGAACAACAGTTTGCACCATTCACCAGCCGAGCATTGACGTCTTTGAGGCTTTTGATGAG TTGATTCTAATGAAAAGGGGAGGAAAGATTATATATTCAGGAATGCTCGGTCACCATTCATGCAAGCTTATCGAGTATTTCGAG GGTATTTCAGGTGTGCCCAAGATCAAAGATAACTACAATCCTGCAACATGGATGTTGGAGGTTACTTCTGCATCGATGGAATCAGAACTTGAATTAGATTTCGCAAAACTTTATAAGGAGTCTCCTCTGTACCA GGAGACGACTGAGTTGGTCGAAGAGTTGAATAAACCTCCTCCAGGTTCAAGAGACCTGCAGTTTTCCACTCCTTTTCCACAGAGTAGATGGGAGCAGTTTACAGCATGCTTATGGAAGCAACACTTGTCGTATTGGAGAAGTCCTGAGTACAACTTGGCACGATTCACCTTCATGATCGTTGCATCGCTGTTGTTTGGAATGGTCTTTTGGCAGAAGGGAAAGGAAAT AAACAATGAGCAAGACTTGATCAACATACTTGGATCGATGTACACTGCTGTAATATTCCTGGGCTTAAACAACTGTTCAACAGTTGTACCGTATGTGGTAACAGAGCGGACCGTATTCTACCGTGAGAAATTTGCAGCAATGTATTCCCCATGGGCTTATTCATTAGCACAG GTGACTATGGAGATACCTTACGTTCTATTGCAAGCATTTTTGTATGTAGCCATCACATATCCAACAATTGGGTACTACTGGTCAGCCTCCAAAGTCTTGTGGTACTTCTATGTAACCTTCTGCACATTTCTCTACTTTGTTTATCTCGGAATGCTGCTAGTTTCAATAACACCAGGCATCGAAGTAGCTTCCATATTGGCTACAGCAGTCTACACTATATTAAATCTATTCTCAGGCTTCCTTCTGCCAGGAAAG AAAATTCCCGGGTGGTGGATTTGGTGCTATTACCTCAGCCCCACATCATGGTCCCTAAATGGTTTTCTCACATCACAGTATGGAGACATTGACAAGGAGATCTCCATATTTGGGGAGCTCAAGACAGTAAGTTCCTTTCTAGAAGATTATTATGGCTTTCGACATGATCGCTTGGGCGTTGTGGCTGCTGCTCTCGCCGCGTTCCCAGTTGCTTTCGCATTGCTATTCGCATATTGCATAGGGAAATCCAATTTTCAGAGACGATGA